From Cricetulus griseus strain 17A/GY chromosome 1 unlocalized genomic scaffold, alternate assembly CriGri-PICRH-1.0 chr1_0, whole genome shotgun sequence, a single genomic window includes:
- the Gstk1 gene encoding glutathione S-transferase kappa 1 isoform X3 translates to MGLAPRTLELFYDVLSPYSWLGFEVLCRYQHLWNVKLQLRPTLIAGVMNDSGNKPPAMVPRKGQYMNKEFPLLGQHFQVPISVPKDFFGVILKKGSLNAMRFLTAVSMEQPEMLEKVSRELWMRIWSRDEDITESQSILAAAEKAGMATEQAQKFLGKMTTAQVKDKLKETTEAACKYGAFGLPFTVAHVDGKTHMFFGSDRMELLAYLLEGQSTME, encoded by the exons ATGGGGCTGGCGCCGCGCACCCTGGAGCTGTTCTACGACGTTCTGTCCCCCTACTCCTGGCTGGGATTTGAG GTCCTATGCAGGTACCAGCACCTCTGGAATGTCAAGCTGCAGTTGCGTCCCACGCTCATCGCTGGGGTCATGAATGACAGCG GAAACAAACCGCCAGCTATGGTTCCCAGGAAAGGCCAGTACATGAACAAAGAGTTTCCTCTCCTGGGACAACACTTCCAGGTTCCCATCAGTGTGCCCAAGGATTTCTTCGGTGTGATTCTTAAAAAAG GAAGCTTAAATGCCATGCGCTTCCTCACCGCTGTGAGCATGGAACAACCAGAGATGCTGGAGAAGGTGTCGAGAGAGTTATGGATGCGCATTTGGTCTCGA gATGAAGATATCACAGAGTCCCAGAGCATCCTGGCT GCTGCAGAGAAGGCAGGAATGGCCACAGAGCAAGCCCAAAAGTTTCTGGGGAAAATGACTACAGCACAGGTGAAGGACAAGCTCAAGGAGACTACTGAGGCAGCCTGCAAATACGGG GCCTTTGGGCTGCCTTTCACTGTTGCCCACGTGGATGGTAAAACACACATGTTCTTTGGCTCTGACCGCATGGAGTTGCTAGCCTACCTGCTGG AGGGACAATCCACAATGGAATGA
- the Gstk1 gene encoding glutathione S-transferase kappa 1 isoform X2 — MGLAPRTLELFYDVLSPYSWLGFEVLCRYQHLWNVKLQLRPTLIAGVMNDSGNKPPAMVPRKGQYMNKEFPLLGQHFQVPISVPKDFFGVILKKGSLNAMRFLTAVSMEQPEMLEKVSRELWMRIWSRDEDITESQSILAAAEKAGMATEQAQKFLGKMTTAQVKDKLKETTEAACKYGAFGLPFTVAHVDGKTHMFFGSDRMELLAYLLGEKWMGPVPPTQGARL; from the exons ATGGGGCTGGCGCCGCGCACCCTGGAGCTGTTCTACGACGTTCTGTCCCCCTACTCCTGGCTGGGATTTGAG GTCCTATGCAGGTACCAGCACCTCTGGAATGTCAAGCTGCAGTTGCGTCCCACGCTCATCGCTGGGGTCATGAATGACAGCG GAAACAAACCGCCAGCTATGGTTCCCAGGAAAGGCCAGTACATGAACAAAGAGTTTCCTCTCCTGGGACAACACTTCCAGGTTCCCATCAGTGTGCCCAAGGATTTCTTCGGTGTGATTCTTAAAAAAG GAAGCTTAAATGCCATGCGCTTCCTCACCGCTGTGAGCATGGAACAACCAGAGATGCTGGAGAAGGTGTCGAGAGAGTTATGGATGCGCATTTGGTCTCGA gATGAAGATATCACAGAGTCCCAGAGCATCCTGGCT GCTGCAGAGAAGGCAGGAATGGCCACAGAGCAAGCCCAAAAGTTTCTGGGGAAAATGACTACAGCACAGGTGAAGGACAAGCTCAAGGAGACTACTGAGGCAGCCTGCAAATACGGG GCCTTTGGGCTGCCTTTCACTGTTGCCCACGTGGATGGTAAAACACACATGTTCTTTGGCTCTGACCGCATGGAGTTGCTAGCCTACCTGCTGG GAGAGAAGTGGATGGGCCCTGTGCCCCCAACCCAAGGTGCCAGACTTTAA